From Triticum urartu cultivar G1812 chromosome 2, Tu2.1, whole genome shotgun sequence, a single genomic window includes:
- the LOC125539395 gene encoding uncharacterized protein LOC125539395 gives MTLHMVPPRRLLLCLNYSKWLLFFGRRTGLSVRRPIQPSSLSASPYHGTGELECVGGAGLGCRPSCSTPFGIVASRPSLSSHICMPGLSTSIFVIWWICICYSFVQDFSFVIGLKRQTLIPAISCLSFLKSRIHILMCWEVLLCFYCS, from the exons ATGACCCT GCACATGGTCCCACCAAGAAGACTACTTCTGTGCTTGAACTATTCCAAATGGCTGCTATTTTTTGGGAGAAGAACAG GTTTGTCTGTACGCCGTCCCATTCAACCCTCGTCTCTGTCAGCGTCGCCCTACCATGGCACGGGTGAACTAGAAT GTGTGGGAGGAGCGGGACTAGGTTGTCGTCCAAGTTGCTCCACACCCTTTGGCATTGTTGCGTCTAGACCATCGCTCAGCTCCCACATCTGTATGCCTGGTCTAAGCACTTCAATTTTTGTTATATGGTGGATATGCATTTGCTACAGTTTTGTTCAG GACTTCTCCTTTGTCATTGGATTAAAAAGACAAACTCTTATACCAGCTATTTCTTGTTTGTCCTTTCTGAAATCGAGGATTCACATTCTAATGTGCTGGGAGGTGCTTCTGTGTTTTTATTGTTCATGA